The following coding sequences lie in one Syngnathus scovelli strain Florida chromosome 1, RoL_Ssco_1.2, whole genome shotgun sequence genomic window:
- the zcchc4 gene encoding rRNA N6-adenosine-methyltransferase ZCCHC4, giving the protein MDTASLDDRCLGYEVVLRDDDTSTPRCPHGPTLLFEKVGKQGEEGKRFYACSACRDRKDCNFFQWEDEKVSEARKLAREVENKRRRPPFSQQQYSARLQQFVSLPPDEKTFCQDCQLLLLAKEMGAHAAHACIPVTATQLRQPSRLLLPLDNKKSNAQYLFTERTTRFLLGTLVAQGFNKVLCVGTPRLHELIKLEYPRGKANPIKSLLLDIDFRYAQFYGQDEFCHYNMFNHHFFDTEVSSAVVQAFLRESKGEKVVMVADPPFGGLVKPLANSFSRISQAWANQQSSDCSCVDMPMIWIFPYFFEPRILGCFPSFTMLDYQVDYDNHSLYKHGKTGRKQSPVRLFTNITPAKIVLPVEEGYKFCTICERYVWSLNKHCTKCNVCPSKDGRQWKHCSACERCVKPSWQHCQSCGRCALPDHPCDQSQGEVGCYNCASLGHKRKACPRKHVSSHGSTSKRGRVIKTKRQKEKKKKKTFNKE; this is encoded by the exons ATGGATACAGCCTCGCTAGACGACAGGTGTTTGGGATACGAGGTTGTTCTCAGGGATGACGACACATCAACGCCACGATGCCCACATG GACCGACTTTGTTATTTGAAAAAGTTGGGAAACAAGGCGAGGAAGGAAAGAGGTTTTACGCGTGCTCGGCTTGCAGAGACAGAAAAGACTGCAACTTTTTCCAGTGGGAGGACGAAAAG GTGTCCGAGGCCCGAAAGTTGGCCAGGGAGGTGGAGAACAAAAGGAGGAGGCCCCCATTCAGCCAGCAGCAATACAGCGCAAG GTTACAACAGTTTGTCTCCCTTCCACCTGATGAAAAGACGTTCTGTCAAGATTGCCAGCTCCTTCTCCTCGCGAAGGAGATGGGTGCGCACGCCGCCCATGCGTGCATCCCCGTGACAGCCACCCAGTTGCGGCAGCCAAGCAGGTTACTGCTTCCCTTGGACAACAAAAAGAGCAACGCACAGTATCTGTTCACTGAGCGCACCACCCGCTTTCTGCTGGGCACCCTGGTTGCCCAGGGTTTCAACAAGGTGTTGTGCGTGGGCACGCCCAG actCCACGAGCTGATTAAGTTGGAATACCCGCGTGGGAAGGCAAATCCAATAAAAAGCCTTTTGCTGGACATCGACTTCAG ATATGCCCAGTTCTACGGCCAAGATGAGTTCTGCCATTACAATATGTTCAACCATCACTTCTTTGATACTGAG GTCTCAAGCGCAGTGGTCCAGGCCTTTCTCAGAGAGTCAAAAGGAGAGAAGGTGGTGATGGTGGCTGACCCCCCGTTCGGGGGTCTGGTGAAACCACTGGCCAACAGCTTCTCTCGGATCTCGCAGGCATGGGCGAATCAGCAAAGCTCTG ACTGCAGTTGTGTTGACATGCCCATGATATGGATCTTTCCGTATTTCTTTGAACCTCGCATTCTCGGCTGCTTCCCTTCTTTCACTATGCTGGACTACCAG GTGGACTACGACAACCATTCCCTGTACAAGCACGGGAAGACAGGAAGGAAGCAGTCCCCAGTTCGACTGTTCACCAACATTACTCCTGCTAAAATTGTCCTACCCGTGGAGGAGGGTTACAA ATTTTGCACCATTTGCGAGCGATACGTGTGGTCCCTCAACAAGCACTGTACCAAATGCAACGTCTGCCCATCCAAG GATGGTCGGCAGTGGAAACACTGCTCTGCGTGTGAGCGATGTGTGAAACCAT CATGGCAACACTGTCAATCATGTGGCCGCTGTGCCCTTCCGGACCACCCGTGTGACCAAAGCCAAGGCGAGGTGGGTTGCTACAACTGTGCAAGCCTGGGGCACAAACGTAAAGCTTGTCCACGAAAACACGTCAGCAG TCATGGGTCCACTTCCAAGAGAGGACGAGTCATCAAGACCAAAcggcaaaaagaaaagaaaaaaaagaaaacatttaataAGGAATAA
- the LOC125987844 gene encoding uncharacterized protein has translation MGAGTIAVLLGTVAFGISVGGYVETEIGPTVDVSLVMTLEEYFVDELNNRSSEQYKRLEAQVVAMCDFIYTKVFRTNFINTTLIGFSSQMGNTQVEVALKFLNDQIPPDDEVVNKLVYVVNSTSNPFKFTVAPESIAVISNVSTTTQEPTSSLGSTTSANDSPSATTQGATTAVPVAPPAVFVEAILLEPFVEELNNRSSQQFQQLEAQVVSTCDFIFFQEFGSIFFGTFVIGFR, from the exons ATGGGTGCCGGGACTATTGCAGTCCTTCTTg GGACAGTGGCATTTGGCATTTCTGTTGGCGGATATGTTGAAACTGAAATAGGACCAACTGTCGACGTGTCTCTTGTGATGACGCTGGAGGAATATTTTGTGGACGAGTTGAATAATCGCAGCAGTGAACAATACAAGCGTCTTGAAGCACAAGTGGTGGCAATG TGCGACTTCATTTACACCAAAGTATTTAGGACTAATTTTATCAACACCACCTTGATTGGATTCAG CTCTCAAATGGGAAACACACAAGTGGAAGTGGCACTCAAGTTCTTAAATGATCAAATCCCACCAGATGACGAAGTTGTAAATAAATTGGTATATGTTGTGAACAGTACCAGCAACCCTTTCAAGTTCACTGTCGCTCCAGAATCAATTGCAGTAATTT CAAACGTATCGACGACCACCCAAGAACCGACGTCGTCCCTCGGCTCAACGACGTCCGCCAATGACTCGCCGTCGGCGACGACACAAGGGGCGACGACTGCCGTCCCAGTTGCCCCACCAGCTGTGTTTGTCGAAGCCATTTTGTTGGAGCCTTTTGTGGAAGAACTGAACAATCGCAGCAGCCAACAATTCCAGCAACTCGAAGCACAAGTGGTATCAACG Tgtgacttcatcttcttccaagagtttggctccattttctttggcacttttgtcattggatttcggtaa